A stretch of the Streptosporangium sp. NBC_01755 genome encodes the following:
- a CDS encoding PPOX class F420-dependent oxidoreductase, which produces MDHEKARGFIRANHRAIMLTSHADGRPQLSPVVVGLDAEGNPIVSTRETAAKVRNLRRDPRLSLCVTTDAFFGEWIQIDGTAEIVPLPEAMETLVSYYRDISGEHPDWDDYRAVMERDRRVIVKITITRAGPDVHG; this is translated from the coding sequence ATGGATCATGAGAAGGCGCGCGGGTTCATCCGCGCCAACCACCGCGCGATCATGCTGACCTCGCATGCCGACGGACGCCCGCAGCTCTCTCCGGTCGTCGTGGGGCTCGACGCGGAAGGGAATCCGATCGTCAGTACCCGGGAGACCGCGGCCAAGGTCCGCAACCTGCGCAGGGACCCGCGACTCTCGCTCTGCGTGACCACCGACGCCTTCTTTGGCGAGTGGATCCAGATCGACGGCACCGCGGAGATCGTCCCGCTGCCCGAGGCGATGGAGACCCTGGTCTCCTACTACCGCGACATCTCCGGTGAGCACCCCGACTGGGACGACTACCGGGCCGTCATGGAGCGGGACCGGCGGGTGATCGTGAAGATCACGATCACCCGTGCCGGCCCCGATGTCCACGGCTGA
- a CDS encoding DUF4287 domain-containing protein, with product MSLNHSMETQSKLIARVPDITGRALPEWFRAIDNGPSFLRCDERATWLANEHGLSHGYAAAIVHEHERHRRTRHL from the coding sequence ATGTCGTTGAACCACTCAATGGAGACGCAGAGCAAGCTGATCGCAAGGGTTCCGGATATCACGGGACGCGCACTCCCCGAGTGGTTCCGAGCAATCGACAACGGCCCGTCGTTCCTTCGCTGTGATGAGCGCGCCACCTGGCTCGCCAATGAGCACGGGCTGTCCCACGGCTATGCCGCCGCCATAGTGCACGAGCACGAGCGGCACCGCCGTACCCGCCACCTTTAA
- a CDS encoding Bax inhibitor-1/YccA family protein: MESKNPVFSRQAKGPQQGWGVPTPTPDQLQGMYNTPSYAPPAQRTMTIDDVVVRGFITLGTLVVSAAVAWVLNLGMVAAIVGVVVGLVLALIISFKQSTNPALILGYSVSYGVAIGVISHVYNNLYSGIVFQAVLGTALAFGAMLTVYALRIIRVTPKFTKFVVAAGLGLMGLMLVNLLAGFFIEDGIGIRSGGPLAYVFSIAAILIGCFFLLLDFDEVERGVRAGAPEKYSWLMAFGLTVTLVWIYLEILRLLSYFSSSD, translated from the coding sequence ATGGAGAGCAAGAACCCCGTATTCAGTCGGCAGGCCAAGGGGCCTCAGCAGGGCTGGGGCGTGCCGACCCCCACCCCTGATCAGCTTCAGGGAATGTACAACACGCCGTCATACGCGCCGCCCGCACAGCGGACGATGACGATCGACGACGTGGTCGTGCGTGGCTTCATCACGCTCGGCACGCTCGTTGTCTCGGCGGCGGTCGCCTGGGTGCTCAACCTAGGCATGGTCGCGGCGATCGTCGGCGTCGTCGTCGGTCTGGTGCTGGCCCTGATCATCTCGTTCAAGCAGAGCACCAACCCCGCGTTGATCCTCGGCTACTCGGTGTCGTACGGCGTCGCGATCGGCGTGATCAGTCACGTTTACAACAACCTGTACAGCGGCATCGTCTTCCAGGCGGTGCTCGGCACGGCTCTGGCGTTCGGTGCCATGCTGACGGTCTACGCGTTGCGCATCATCCGGGTGACGCCGAAGTTCACCAAGTTCGTGGTGGCCGCGGGGCTGGGCCTGATGGGTCTCATGCTCGTCAACCTGCTCGCCGGCTTCTTCATCGAGGACGGCATCGGCATCCGCTCCGGTGGCCCGCTGGCCTACGTGTTCAGCATCGCCGCGATCCTCATCGGCTGCTTCTTCCTGCTGCTGGACTTCGACGAGGTCGAGCGCGGGGTGCGGGCGGGCGCCCCGGAGAAGTACTCGTGGCTGATGGCCTTCGGCCTGACCGTCACCCTGGTCTGGATCTACCTGGAGATCCTGCGCCTGCTGAGCTACTTCTCGAGTAGCGACTGA
- a CDS encoding winged helix-turn-helix transcriptional regulator, whose translation MGNEANLESMLRANGIARQVIDHIGDKWSLLVIAALGHEAQRFSRLKVRIEGINQRMLTRTLRALERDGIVERNVYPTSPPKVEYVLTRIGRDLSVTVTGLCEWARRNLDEVEASQRLFDERSAKEM comes from the coding sequence ATGGGGAACGAGGCGAACCTGGAGTCGATGCTTCGGGCCAATGGGATCGCCCGGCAGGTGATCGATCACATCGGGGACAAGTGGTCCCTGCTGGTGATCGCGGCCCTGGGGCACGAGGCCCAGCGGTTCTCCCGGCTCAAGGTGCGGATCGAGGGGATCAACCAGCGCATGCTGACCCGGACGCTGCGTGCGCTGGAGCGCGACGGCATCGTCGAGCGCAACGTCTATCCGACCTCGCCGCCCAAGGTGGAATACGTGCTCACCCGGATCGGCCGCGACCTCTCGGTCACCGTGACCGGTCTCTGCGAGTGGGCGCGCCGCAACCTCGACGAGGTCGAGGCGTCGCAGCGCCTGTTCGATGAGAGATCGGCGAAGGAGATGTGA
- a CDS encoding NAD(P)/FAD-dependent oxidoreductase: MDRNSKHIVVVGGGYVGLYTVLRLQHTLRKELRDGSVRITVLTPESHMTYQPFLPEAAAGNLSPRHVVVPLRRVLSKAMILNGKVTKVNHAAKSVTFAPNVGTSHEIGYDIVVMAAGSVSRTLPIPGLADAAIGFKTVGEAIALRNRVLELLDRAESDDDEALRRRALTFVVVGGGFAGVEALAELEDMAVDATRYYRTISREDMRWVLVEATDRILPEVGPEMGRWTAEQLRERGIEVKMNTRLDSCEGGLVKLSDGDEFESATIVWTAGVKPSPVVNAGDLPLDERGRIKTSSRLTVVGVEDAYSAGDVAGVPDVTNPGQYCAPNAQHAVRQAKVLADNITRRLHGQEQLDYRHRYVGSVAGLGLYKGVANVYGIKLRGFAAWFMHRTYHLSRVPTFNRKVRVTADWTLALFFKRETVSLGEIEEPRTEFRAAART; encoded by the coding sequence GTGGACCGCAACTCCAAGCACATCGTGGTCGTCGGTGGAGGCTATGTCGGCCTTTATACCGTGCTGCGCCTGCAGCACACGCTCCGTAAGGAACTGCGCGACGGAAGCGTGCGAATCACTGTCCTCACCCCCGAGTCCCACATGACCTACCAGCCCTTCCTGCCCGAGGCGGCCGCGGGAAACCTCTCGCCCCGGCACGTGGTCGTCCCGCTCAGGCGTGTGCTCTCGAAGGCGATGATCCTCAACGGCAAGGTGACCAAGGTCAACCACGCTGCCAAGAGCGTCACCTTCGCGCCCAACGTCGGCACGTCGCACGAGATCGGCTACGACATCGTGGTCATGGCCGCCGGCTCGGTCTCCCGTACGCTCCCCATTCCCGGCCTGGCCGACGCCGCGATCGGTTTCAAGACCGTCGGTGAGGCGATCGCGCTGCGCAACCGGGTGCTTGAGCTCCTCGACCGGGCCGAGAGCGACGACGACGAGGCCCTGCGCAGGCGGGCCCTGACGTTCGTCGTGGTCGGCGGTGGCTTCGCGGGTGTCGAGGCGCTCGCCGAGCTGGAGGACATGGCGGTCGACGCCACCCGCTACTACCGCACCATCTCCCGCGAGGACATGCGCTGGGTCCTCGTGGAGGCCACCGACCGCATCCTCCCCGAGGTCGGCCCCGAGATGGGCAGGTGGACCGCCGAGCAGTTGCGTGAGCGCGGCATCGAGGTCAAGATGAACACCCGCCTCGACTCCTGCGAGGGCGGCCTGGTCAAGCTCTCCGACGGCGACGAGTTCGAGTCCGCCACCATCGTGTGGACCGCCGGGGTGAAGCCCAGCCCGGTCGTCAACGCCGGAGACCTGCCCCTCGACGAGCGTGGCCGGATCAAGACGAGCAGCCGGCTGACCGTGGTCGGCGTCGAGGACGCCTACTCGGCCGGAGACGTGGCGGGTGTGCCCGACGTGACCAACCCGGGCCAGTACTGCGCGCCCAACGCCCAGCACGCCGTACGGCAGGCCAAGGTCCTCGCGGACAACATCACCCGCAGGCTCCACGGGCAGGAGCAGCTCGACTACCGGCACAGGTATGTCGGCTCCGTAGCCGGGCTGGGGCTGTACAAGGGGGTGGCCAATGTCTATGGGATCAAGCTTCGCGGGTTTGCCGCATGGTTCATGCACCGTACCTACCATTTGTCGCGGGTGCCCACTTTCAATCGCAAGGTCCGCGTTACGGCCGACTGGACTCTGGCGCTCTTCTTCAAGCGTGAAACCGTCTCCCTCGGAGAGATCGAGGAGCCACGCACGGAGTTCCGCGCCGCGGCGAGGACCTGA